From a region of the Synechococcus sp. RS9916 genome:
- the arsS gene encoding arsenosugar biosynthesis radical SAM (seleno)protein ArsS (Some members of this family are selenoproteins.), whose protein sequence is MATAPDCDLSPSHASSTSQRKQGFPALFRSQLQTLQVNLGYRCNQSCSHCHVDAGPWRTEMMAADQVALIPQVLQHLKLKVLDLTGGAPELHPQFRDLVAAARTMGVEVIDRCNLTILNEPEQEDLADFLAQQKVRVVASLPCTEEARVDRQRGRGVFERSIEGLKQLNALGYGDPDGDLCLDLVYNPAGANLPPAQAQLEQHYRHALLNDHGLRFNHLLTITNMAIERFAKDLERQGQLESYQQLLRDAFRNENVSAVMCRSLISVNWLGQLFDCDFNQQLGLGCPGSVKTLQDLLQATPDGLAGQTIAIGEHCFGCTAGNGSSCSGALN, encoded by the coding sequence ATGGCGACAGCCCCGGACTGTGACCTGAGCCCATCTCACGCCAGCTCCACCAGTCAACGCAAGCAAGGATTTCCTGCGCTGTTCCGAAGTCAGCTGCAGACCTTGCAGGTCAACCTTGGCTACCGCTGCAATCAGAGCTGCAGCCATTGCCACGTGGATGCAGGGCCATGGCGCACCGAAATGATGGCAGCGGATCAGGTGGCTCTGATTCCCCAAGTTCTCCAGCACCTGAAGCTCAAGGTGCTGGACTTGACTGGTGGAGCTCCGGAACTGCATCCACAATTCCGTGACTTGGTCGCCGCGGCTCGCACCATGGGCGTCGAGGTCATTGATCGCTGCAACCTCACGATCCTGAACGAACCCGAACAGGAGGACTTAGCTGACTTTCTTGCCCAGCAGAAGGTGCGGGTGGTGGCCTCGCTTCCTTGCACCGAAGAAGCTCGCGTTGACCGCCAACGGGGACGTGGCGTTTTTGAACGCAGCATCGAAGGACTCAAGCAGCTCAATGCTCTTGGCTACGGGGATCCAGACGGTGATCTTTGTCTGGATCTGGTTTACAACCCCGCTGGTGCCAACCTTCCGCCAGCCCAAGCCCAACTTGAGCAGCACTACCGCCACGCACTTCTCAACGATCACGGCCTTCGCTTCAACCATCTGCTCACGATCACCAACATGGCGATCGAGCGCTTTGCCAAGGATCTAGAGCGCCAGGGGCAATTGGAGAGCTACCAACAACTGCTGCGGGACGCCTTTCGCAACGAGAACGTGTCGGCGGTGATGTGCAGGTCATTGATCAGTGTCAACTGGCTTGGTCAGCTGTTCGATTGCGACTTCAACCAGCAGTTGGGACTGGGCTGCCCAGGCAGCGTGAAAACCCTTCAAGATTTGCTTCAGGCCACGCCTGACGGACTGGCGGGGCAAACCATTGCGATCGGTGAGCACTGCTTTGGTTGCACCGCAGGAAACGGTTCGAGCTGCAGTGGAGCCCTCAACTAG
- a CDS encoding Fur family transcriptional regulator: protein MATGASSTPAQEPLQRGLHQDGRRLTPQRLRILELFERMGAGRHLSAEDVHQQLLDEESKVSLATIYRTLRLLVEMGFLQELELSEAGRRFELLSGDHRDHHHLVCIRCGRTEEFESAPVIHAGETAANQYGFQLIESTLNVRGICPACR, encoded by the coding sequence ATGGCAACTGGGGCGTCTTCGACACCGGCACAAGAACCTTTGCAACGCGGCCTTCATCAGGACGGTCGTCGGCTGACTCCACAGCGGCTGCGCATCCTGGAACTGTTCGAGCGGATGGGTGCAGGGCGCCATCTCAGTGCTGAAGACGTGCATCAGCAGCTTCTCGATGAGGAGTCGAAGGTTTCCCTCGCCACCATCTACCGCACCCTGCGCCTGCTGGTGGAGATGGGGTTTCTCCAAGAGCTGGAGTTGAGCGAGGCCGGCCGGCGTTTTGAGCTTCTCTCCGGTGACCACCGCGATCACCATCACCTGGTCTGCATTCGCTGCGGTCGTACCGAGGAATTTGAGAGTGCGCCGGTGATCCATGCCGGCGAGACGGCTGCCAATCAGTACGGTTTCCAGCTGATCGAGTCAACGCTCAACGTGCGTGGGATTTGCCCTGCCTGTCGTTGA